A genomic region of Alistipes megaguti contains the following coding sequences:
- the fsa gene encoding fructose-6-phosphate aldolase produces the protein MKFFIDTANLDQIREAHKLGVLDGVTTNPSLMAKEHIRGEEACNRHYVEICRMVGGDVSAEVIATDFEGMIREGEALAALDPHIVVKLPCTADGIRAVRWFADRGVRTNCTLVFSVGQALLAAKAGATYVSPFVGRLDDISEDGVGLVAHIVRVYRTYGFKTQVLAASIRHTHHIIQCLDAGADVVTCPLQAILGLLKHPLTESGLAQFLADHARVNQE, from the coding sequence ATGAAATTCTTTATCGACACGGCGAATCTCGACCAGATTCGCGAAGCCCACAAACTGGGTGTTCTCGACGGCGTCACGACCAACCCGTCGCTCATGGCCAAGGAGCACATTCGCGGCGAGGAGGCCTGCAACCGCCACTATGTGGAGATCTGCCGCATGGTCGGCGGCGATGTCAGCGCCGAGGTCATCGCCACGGATTTCGAGGGGATGATCCGTGAGGGCGAGGCGCTGGCGGCCCTCGATCCGCACATCGTCGTGAAACTCCCCTGCACGGCCGACGGCATCCGCGCCGTCCGATGGTTTGCCGACCGGGGCGTGCGGACGAACTGCACGCTGGTCTTCTCGGTGGGGCAGGCCCTGCTTGCGGCCAAGGCCGGGGCCACCTACGTCTCGCCCTTTGTCGGGCGGTTGGACGATATCTCGGAGGACGGCGTCGGGCTGGTGGCCCATATCGTGCGCGTCTACCGCACCTACGGATTCAAGACACAGGTGCTGGCCGCCTCGATCCGCCATACGCACCACATCATCCAGTGTCTGGATGCCGGGGCCGACGTGGTGACCTGTCCGCTTCAGGCCATCCTCGGCCTGTTGAAGCACCCTTTGACCGAGAGCGGTCTGGCGCAGTTCCTGGCTGACCATGCCCGCGTCAATCAGGAGTGA
- a CDS encoding recombinase family protein, with product MNRNEHSIGVIWTRVSSKKQMDEGGSLEHQIDVCRSYAQRCNIEVIKEYGGFYESAKVQGKHFKQMIAEVKRNRHIKYLIIYSSDRFGCNGAESIKTSEELRALGIYVILLQQRRK from the coding sequence ATGAATAGAAATGAACATAGCATAGGTGTAATTTGGACCCGAGTGTCATCCAAGAAGCAGATGGATGAGGGCGGCAGTTTGGAACATCAGATCGATGTTTGCCGGAGTTATGCACAACGTTGCAATATAGAGGTCATCAAAGAATATGGTGGATTCTACGAAAGCGCCAAGGTGCAAGGCAAGCACTTTAAACAGATGATTGCAGAGGTGAAACGCAATCGGCATATTAAATATCTTATTATCTATTCCTCTGATAGATTTGGATGTAATGGTGCAGAATCCATTAAAACGTCTGAGGAACTAAGGGCACTGGGTATATATGTTATTTTATTGCAGCAACGCAGGAAATAG
- a CDS encoding recombinase family protein, translated as MRNFNFIAAEFDNDVRREKCTAGVKAKVEAGIWCGKTPLGYYSQGKGRHTQFIINEQGWLLKKAFELKMQGVKNCKILEWLSNRGVEISKQQLHKIFVNPFYAGKISHKALGDAVIDGNQPPLITWSEFERVQLALSARTGRYVHDRESPKFPLLKHVFCAEDHTAFTKYTTKNIDYYKCNVAGCCTNRNAKDMHRKYAELLDGFALPKTLRPIFEKVVKDFLHRVARSRSKIGLC; from the coding sequence ATGCGCAATTTCAATTTCATTGCGGCTGAGTTTGATAATGATGTGCGCCGAGAGAAATGTACCGCAGGTGTCAAGGCGAAGGTTGAGGCTGGCATTTGGTGCGGGAAGACACCTTTAGGCTATTATTCACAAGGGAAAGGTCGTCATACGCAATTCATTATCAATGAGCAGGGATGGCTATTGAAAAAAGCCTTTGAACTAAAAATGCAAGGTGTCAAAAACTGCAAAATTTTAGAATGGTTATCCAACAGAGGGGTGGAGATTAGCAAACAACAACTTCATAAAATCTTTGTCAATCCCTTCTATGCGGGGAAAATATCTCACAAGGCATTAGGGGATGCGGTGATAGATGGAAATCAGCCTCCTTTGATTACATGGAGCGAGTTTGAACGGGTGCAGTTGGCTTTGTCTGCAAGGACAGGACGATATGTTCATGATAGGGAGTCGCCTAAATTCCCTTTGTTGAAGCATGTATTTTGTGCAGAGGATCACACGGCATTTACCAAGTATACGACCAAGAACATTGATTATTATAAATGCAATGTGGCAGGTTGTTGCACAAACCGCAATGCAAAAGATATGCACCGCAAATATGCGGAGTTATTAGATGGATTTGCCTTACCCAAAACGCTTCGTCCCATCTTTGAGAAGGTCGTAAAGGATTTTTTGCACAGAGTTGCAAGGAGCAGGTCAAAAATAGGACTTTGTTGA
- a CDS encoding SH3 beta-barrel fold-containing protein — protein sequence MAQVILLNDNTVVRAKVIAVRTSCRTVDGISKALLIEQLKQKLRSGQIVKFVYLKSNGDIRVAYGTTNADFVKDKVCGWGVSREEYATTAYYDLESGGWRSFRWENLIAVY from the coding sequence ATGGCTCAGGTTATTTTACTCAATGACAACACGGTAGTACGCGCAAAGGTTATCGCAGTTCGCACATCCTGTCGTACAGTGGATGGCATTTCAAAGGCTCTTTTGATAGAGCAACTCAAGCAGAAACTGCGTAGCGGACAGATTGTGAAGTTTGTATATCTCAAAAGTAATGGTGACATTCGTGTAGCCTATGGAACAACCAACGCAGACTTTGTGAAGGATAAGGTCTGTGGCTGGGGCGTATCGCGTGAAGAGTATGCAACAACGGCTTATTATGATTTGGAAAGCGGGGGTTGGAGATCATTCAGGTGGGAAAATTTGATAGCGGTCTACTAG
- a CDS encoding outer membrane beta-barrel protein produces MKKLFFAVLGVVFLAGNVVAQDYDKNIYGVRLGLNAAKLTAGDDGHSTTKPGFHIGGVYERLLMPSKPLYLETGLNLTLKGSGGTMSEVRLSVLYVQIPVMVNYKFYAGEHWVFYPSAGFYYALGVGGTCDANFLGASDLYTVDSFGKNGILKRSDFGMRFGGTVQWRRFSLSLGYEFGFINVGQDLKLDTSNLEDDDTQFLNSMGVSDAKTGNFFVSIGFHF; encoded by the coding sequence ATGAAAAAACTTTTCTTTGCTGTCTTGGGCGTGGTCTTTTTGGCAGGTAATGTTGTTGCACAGGACTATGACAAGAACATTTACGGAGTCAGATTAGGCCTGAATGCGGCCAAACTAACCGCAGGTGATGATGGGCATTCCACAACCAAACCCGGATTTCATATTGGAGGTGTTTATGAACGGTTATTAATGCCATCCAAACCTCTTTATCTGGAAACAGGCTTAAATCTCACCTTGAAAGGAAGTGGCGGAACCATGTCAGAAGTGAGATTGAGTGTGTTGTATGTACAGATTCCTGTCATGGTTAATTATAAATTTTATGCAGGAGAACATTGGGTGTTTTATCCTTCTGCTGGATTTTATTATGCATTAGGCGTCGGAGGAACTTGTGATGCAAACTTTTTAGGGGCCAGTGATCTCTATACGGTTGATTCGTTTGGAAAGAATGGCATTCTCAAGCGGTCTGATTTTGGTATGCGGTTTGGTGGAACCGTGCAATGGAGGCGATTCTCTTTATCATTGGGATATGAGTTTGGATTTATCAATGTGGGACAGGATTTGAAACTTGATACGAGCAATCTGGAGGACGATGATACGCAATTCTTAAATAGCATGGGCGTATCTGACGCCAAGACGGGAAATTTCTTTGTTTCGATTGGCTTTCACTTCTAA
- a CDS encoding recombinase family protein, which translates to METKAVIYARVSTIGQDYQRQLAELKAYASKMNYKVVKEFTEKVSGAKKIAEREALADLLKYVEENKVDKVLIYECSRLSRRAVDFLQVVEYLTERGISVYIHQNGLETLLSDGSSNPIANLVLGILAQFNSMERNLIRSRMESGYHHYRQNGGRVGRKVGYRKSEDELRAQYGKEIQLLRKRLSLRNVAAITGTSTTTLQKIKKII; encoded by the coding sequence ATGGAAACAAAAGCAGTAATATACGCACGAGTATCAACGATAGGACAAGATTATCAACGCCAGCTTGCAGAACTGAAAGCGTATGCTTCAAAAATGAACTACAAGGTGGTCAAGGAATTCACAGAAAAGGTTAGCGGAGCAAAAAAGATTGCAGAGCGAGAGGCTTTGGCGGACCTGCTCAAATATGTAGAGGAGAATAAGGTTGATAAGGTGCTGATCTATGAGTGCAGCCGTTTATCCCGCCGAGCTGTTGATTTTTTGCAGGTTGTAGAGTATTTGACTGAACGCGGGATTAGTGTATATATTCATCAGAATGGGTTAGAGACACTCTTATCTGATGGCAGTTCCAATCCCATAGCCAATTTGGTATTGGGAATTTTGGCGCAGTTCAACAGTATGGAACGCAATCTTATCCGGTCTCGCATGGAAAGCGGGTATCATCATTATAGGCAGAATGGTGGTAGAGTGGGTAGGAAGGTTGGCTACCGCAAAAGTGAGGATGAATTGCGCGCACAATACGGTAAGGAAATTCAGTTGTTGAGGAAGAGGCTATCCTTGCGCAATGTCGCAGCTATTACGGGTACAAGCACAACTACCCTTCAAAAAATCAAGAAAATTATTTAA
- a CDS encoding recombinase family protein, with translation MNNKNCIIWTRVSTKYQEENGGSLDYQKAICEGYADEKGFTIKGYFGGTHESAKTPGVLVSAMLNAVKKDKSITHILVSEFDRFSRDAGQSITIISNLTRADVIIVAAKTGMDTSTKEGRLMANFSLCTAQWDNETRTDKFVAGRKHCIENGVWCSKVPLGYTKTGKSLNSQYRINETGRLIQKAFQWKLRGERNIDIQRRLSAYGLNVDKRKLHKILTNPFYAGKIRHKMVKELVDGVQEPLVSYPQFLQVQDILSNRTGVYVHQKETPRFPLKRHVLCAKDQTPLTVYTVKAKNLDYYKCNKQGCCTNVSARKLHQRYEALLARYDISQPVMLIFKDVVRRMIEESHDEQIQQNTLLRKRLTECENKMKQCKVRFGMGEIDEEVYEAAIENLQEKKNAILMELEKVKGDLSNLAKQVDDVVAICCKLGDLWRNSDADLCQKNPKSALPQGNFVG, from the coding sequence ATGAATAATAAAAACTGTATAATATGGACAAGGGTATCAACTAAGTATCAGGAAGAGAATGGCGGTAGCTTGGACTATCAGAAAGCCATATGCGAAGGATATGCGGATGAGAAAGGTTTTACAATAAAAGGGTATTTCGGCGGAACACATGAATCAGCGAAAACACCGGGTGTGCTCGTAAGCGCAATGCTGAACGCAGTTAAGAAAGATAAATCAATTACCCACATTCTCGTGTCAGAGTTTGATAGGTTCTCGCGCGACGCAGGGCAATCCATCACCATTATCAGCAACCTGACACGAGCAGATGTTATTATAGTCGCGGCAAAGACAGGTATGGATACCTCAACCAAAGAGGGGCGATTGATGGCAAATTTTAGTTTGTGTACGGCACAATGGGACAATGAAACGCGCACAGACAAATTTGTGGCAGGCAGGAAACATTGCATCGAGAACGGAGTTTGGTGCAGCAAAGTGCCATTGGGATACACCAAAACAGGCAAGAGTCTCAATTCACAATACAGAATCAATGAAACGGGTCGCTTGATTCAGAAAGCCTTTCAATGGAAATTGAGGGGAGAACGTAATATAGACATTCAACGACGATTGTCAGCATATGGGTTAAATGTAGATAAAAGGAAACTGCATAAGATTCTAACCAATCCATTCTACGCAGGCAAAATCAGGCACAAGATGGTCAAGGAGTTGGTGGACGGAGTACAGGAACCATTGGTTTCTTATCCTCAATTTTTACAGGTACAAGATATTCTATCAAATCGCACAGGAGTATATGTGCACCAAAAGGAGACTCCGCGATTCCCCTTGAAACGTCACGTTTTGTGTGCGAAGGACCAGACGCCATTGACAGTTTACACAGTCAAGGCAAAGAATTTAGATTATTACAAGTGCAACAAGCAGGGGTGTTGTACCAACGTTTCAGCAAGGAAGCTGCATCAGCGGTACGAAGCGCTGTTGGCGCGCTATGACATTTCCCAACCTGTCATGCTAATCTTCAAGGATGTGGTGCGGCGCATGATAGAAGAGAGTCATGACGAGCAGATTCAACAAAACACGCTGTTGAGGAAGCGCCTGACTGAGTGTGAAAACAAAATGAAGCAATGCAAAGTGAGGTTTGGAATGGGTGAGATAGATGAGGAGGTCTATGAAGCAGCCATTGAAAACTTGCAGGAAAAGAAGAATGCGATACTTATGGAATTGGAGAAGGTAAAGGGAGATTTATCGAACCTTGCAAAACAGGTGGATGACGTGGTAGCAATATGCTGTAAATTAGGCGATTTATGGCGTAATTCTGATGCGGATTTGTGCCAAAAAAATCCAAAATCTGCTCTTCCCCAAGGGAATTTTGTGGGATAA
- a CDS encoding TraQ conjugal transfer family protein, which translates to MRCEFKREGRGDGAWYTIRNFLPDGKGTLRMDEDEDTVFLSNDRYPFERKEFRLYYTTASTDQETIDIYVEDTFEQVVQLQ; encoded by the coding sequence ATTCGCTGTGAGTTTAAACGCGAGGGGCGCGGTGACGGGGCGTGGTACACGATTCGCAACTTTCTGCCCGATGGCAAAGGGACGCTCCGCATGGACGAAGATGAAGATACAGTGTTTCTGTCCAATGATCGCTATCCGTTCGAACGCAAAGAGTTTCGTCTTTACTATACCACCGCTTCGACCGACCAGGAAACCATTGATATCTACGTCGAGGACACTTTTGAGCAGGTCGTACAACTTCAATAA
- a CDS encoding GIY-YIG nuclease family protein, giving the protein MKIRRTISLDFDGFYPDGATLPDYSGLYFVYKGTSTEKGCYINELLYIGQAENIRDRVSTNHEHYEDWKQKLSRGEKLYYSVCSVEKRNLDMAEAACIYKAQPPVNNHCKESYNYDPVRIISSGRVKYLPDNFDVE; this is encoded by the coding sequence ATGAAGATTCGAAGAACGATTTCATTAGATTTTGATGGATTTTATCCAGATGGAGCTACTTTACCGGATTATTCTGGGTTATATTTTGTGTATAAGGGGACTTCCACTGAAAAAGGTTGCTACATTAATGAATTGCTATACATTGGGCAAGCGGAAAACATTCGTGATCGTGTTAGCACTAATCATGAACATTATGAAGATTGGAAGCAGAAGCTAAGTAGAGGTGAAAAGCTATATTATTCCGTATGCTCGGTTGAGAAACGGAATTTAGATATGGCAGAAGCTGCATGTATCTATAAAGCACAACCTCCGGTAAACAATCATTGTAAGGAAAGTTATAATTACGATCCTGTTAGAATTATAAGTTCTGGGCGGGTTAAATATTTGCCTGATAATTTCGATGTTGAATAA
- a CDS encoding DUF3873 family protein yields MFSCVAPTLEECRAKRDVWLNINRRTMKKEHSK; encoded by the coding sequence TTGTTCTCATGCGTCGCCCCGACATTGGAGGAGTGTCGAGCAAAACGGGATGTATGGTTGAATATAAATAGACGAACGATGAAAAAAGAACACAGCAAATAA
- a CDS encoding ParB/Srx family N-terminal domain-containing protein has product MKIDYSSWSTRLLSIDNLKLDVKNPRFSYQSTKEMNQTEIVKYLIENHAVYELAKAIAINGYLLNEEPIVCKEGDSYVVLEGNRRVAACKILLNPYKFLSPQRAKELSKYDPIDDKLRCNIAPTRRDADTLIYNKHTGIPLQKWDKVSQDAFLANLLQSENLSAEQVAYKLSVPASEIRKALRRHSIHQYSIKLFQSEPYELEQIREQSFPITNFERFYDDERGLNFLGLTFGSNGEIQKRLPDDEFNRRFKFIVNQILSQDLTSRTFNNEEDKKEYFSTIQNYDKDKFDLDIEPSQTPQATQTGDVSDSTSPETSGSGEEEPSVKTKRTRKKSGLFADYNWGDTGVNKLDALFNSLKELAYKRHVDMAGIALRCYVDMLVYEFLRAKKCIGEINKEDAAEAVIHNDKKYNELKQYIKTSYALSDEEINDEELRRLTRFMVADKSNKIPELGNMIAYIIRHPELLENNTRLVQVLEKFKKSNTHFIDLTACNMFVHNQYFSPSVATLETSVNVLAPVLDMMYTAIKNEK; this is encoded by the coding sequence ATGAAAATAGATTATTCAAGTTGGAGCACTCGCTTATTGTCAATTGACAATTTGAAGTTAGACGTTAAGAATCCTCGCTTTTCCTATCAGTCTACAAAAGAGATGAATCAAACAGAGATAGTAAAATATCTTATTGAGAATCATGCGGTATATGAATTAGCGAAAGCTATTGCGATAAATGGGTATCTATTAAACGAAGAACCTATTGTTTGCAAAGAGGGGGATTCTTATGTTGTATTAGAAGGAAATCGCCGAGTTGCAGCTTGTAAGATCTTATTAAACCCATATAAGTTTCTTTCTCCACAACGAGCGAAGGAGTTGTCAAAATATGATCCAATCGACGATAAATTAAGATGCAATATTGCACCTACTAGAAGGGATGCCGATACGCTCATTTATAACAAACACACTGGTATTCCGTTACAGAAATGGGATAAAGTTAGTCAAGATGCTTTTTTAGCTAATTTATTGCAAAGTGAGAATCTGTCAGCCGAGCAGGTTGCATACAAATTGAGTGTTCCGGCATCTGAAATAAGAAAGGCTCTTCGTCGTCATTCTATTCATCAATATAGTATTAAGTTGTTTCAGTCTGAACCCTATGAGTTAGAACAAATACGGGAACAAAGTTTTCCAATTACAAACTTCGAACGTTTTTATGATGATGAGCGAGGACTAAATTTCCTTGGACTCACTTTTGGGAGTAATGGCGAAATTCAAAAACGATTACCCGATGACGAATTTAATCGACGATTCAAATTTATTGTCAATCAGATTCTTTCTCAAGACCTGACTTCTCGTACATTTAACAACGAGGAAGACAAAAAGGAGTACTTCTCTACTATCCAAAATTATGATAAAGACAAATTTGATTTAGATATTGAACCGTCGCAAACACCGCAAGCAACTCAAACTGGAGATGTATCAGATAGCACATCGCCTGAAACAAGCGGATCCGGAGAAGAGGAACCGTCTGTGAAAACTAAACGTACTCGTAAAAAGTCCGGTCTTTTTGCTGATTATAATTGGGGCGATACTGGTGTGAATAAGTTAGACGCTCTTTTTAATAGTCTGAAAGAATTAGCGTACAAAAGACATGTGGACATGGCTGGTATTGCATTGCGATGTTATGTGGATATGCTGGTATATGAGTTCTTGCGAGCAAAAAAATGTATTGGTGAAATTAATAAAGAAGACGCAGCGGAAGCTGTAATTCATAATGATAAAAAATATAATGAACTAAAGCAATATATCAAAACATCTTATGCTTTGAGCGATGAAGAAATTAACGATGAGGAATTAAGACGTTTAACCAGATTCATGGTAGCTGACAAGAGCAACAAGATTCCAGAGTTGGGAAATATGATTGCATATATTATCCGTCATCCGGAATTACTTGAGAATAATACTCGATTAGTCCAGGTTTTGGAGAAATTCAAAAAAAGTAATACTCATTTTATTGATTTGACAGCATGTAATATGTTCGTTCATAATCAGTATTTTTCTCCGAGTGTAGCAACACTTGAAACAAGCGTTAATGTCTTAGCTCCGGTTTTAGACATGATGTACACTGCCATAAAGAATGAAAAATAA
- a CDS encoding DNA adenine methylase: MKNNNYSPLRYPGGKRRLVDFIKSIIDQNDLKGGTYIEPFSGGAAIALALAIDGYMERVVINDYDRSVYAFWYSILHQTDSFINKIRNTPLSIEEWYTQRTIQQNKHNADLFELGFSTFFLNRTNRSGVLKAGVIGGLDQTGPYKIDARYNKEQLIERIQLIAQYKDKFILHNDDAINLLRRYRNIARKNLIYLDPPYYVKGRELYVNFFKDVDHIALSQAVQQRDNLNWVITYDNHSFIHNLYANAKSLSYALSYSAGANKQGTELLFCKQDIIIPEHLLPTLE, from the coding sequence ATGAAAAATAACAATTATAGTCCATTAAGGTATCCGGGAGGTAAACGCCGTTTGGTAGATTTTATTAAATCTATCATAGACCAAAACGACCTAAAAGGAGGTACCTATATTGAGCCTTTTTCAGGTGGTGCCGCCATTGCTTTAGCTTTAGCAATAGACGGATACATGGAACGTGTTGTTATTAACGATTATGACCGATCCGTGTATGCTTTTTGGTATAGCATACTACATCAGACAGATTCATTCATTAATAAAATCCGTAATACGCCATTATCCATTGAAGAATGGTATACGCAAAGGACAATTCAACAAAATAAACACAATGCAGATTTGTTCGAATTAGGTTTTTCTACTTTTTTTCTGAACCGTACTAATCGTTCCGGAGTCTTAAAAGCAGGTGTAATCGGAGGACTTGATCAAACGGGGCCTTACAAAATTGATGCACGTTACAATAAAGAGCAATTGATTGAACGTATTCAACTCATTGCTCAATATAAAGATAAATTCATATTACATAATGATGATGCAATAAATTTATTGCGCCGTTATCGCAACATTGCTCGCAAAAATTTGATCTATTTAGATCCTCCTTATTATGTAAAAGGACGAGAATTATATGTCAACTTTTTCAAAGATGTAGATCATATTGCTTTATCACAAGCCGTACAACAAAGAGATAATTTGAATTGGGTTATTACTTACGATAATCATTCTTTTATTCATAACTTATATGCAAATGCAAAATCCTTATCATATGCTTTATCGTATAGTGCAGGCGCAAATAAACAAGGAACAGAATTACTTTTTTGTAAACAAGATATAATTATTCCCGAACATCTTTTGCCGACTTTGGAGTAA
- a CDS encoding IS256 family transposase translates to MAFLGQLEVFFLSLAKIQILYYIGNQFVIKFYSFYDSSYSKASISRMLDYLREDVSQWLTRSLEAYYPIVFIDCVHMKIHRKRSVETEAFYVVLAVREDKRREVLGIFNKPTESALGWGEMLAELQERGVRKIGLVCADGLKGLEDVISAVFPGTPLQRCTTHLKRNLLSCVRNGDKGELAEDLRQLFRTGDRSYTVERAWEQWQALCEKWGQDYRSFRRRAEDPAYKAYFTYLNYEARIQSMIYTTNWIERLQKDFRRVTRMRGAMPSEESVLLLMGKTAMDKKSYLRPVPRIDLDRELFPE, encoded by the coding sequence TTGGCTTTTCTAGGGCAATTGGAGGTATTCTTTTTATCTTTAGCTAAGATACAAATTTTATATTACATTGGCAATCAATTCGTTATAAAGTTTTATTCTTTTTACGACAGTTCCTACAGTAAGGCGAGCATTTCGCGAATGCTGGACTACCTTCGAGAAGATGTCTCGCAATGGCTCACGCGCTCTTTGGAGGCGTATTACCCGATCGTCTTCATCGATTGCGTACACATGAAGATCCACCGCAAGCGGAGCGTAGAAACAGAAGCTTTCTATGTAGTGCTCGCCGTGCGTGAAGACAAGCGGCGTGAAGTGCTTGGAATCTTCAACAAACCCACGGAGAGCGCCCTGGGCTGGGGCGAGATGCTCGCAGAACTGCAGGAACGAGGCGTTCGGAAGATCGGCCTGGTGTGTGCCGATGGGCTGAAGGGTCTGGAGGATGTCATCAGTGCGGTCTTTCCCGGGACGCCGCTGCAACGCTGCACGACGCATCTGAAACGCAATCTGCTGAGCTGCGTGCGCAACGGCGACAAGGGAGAGCTGGCCGAGGATCTGCGGCAGCTCTTCCGTACGGGAGACCGCAGCTATACGGTGGAGAGAGCTTGGGAACAATGGCAGGCGCTCTGTGAGAAATGGGGGCAGGATTATCGCAGTTTTCGACGACGGGCGGAGGATCCGGCCTACAAAGCCTACTTCACCTATCTGAATTACGAGGCAAGGATTCAGTCGATGATCTACACGACGAACTGGATCGAGCGTCTGCAGAAAGATTTTCGACGGGTTACACGCATGCGGGGAGCCATGCCCAGCGAGGAGTCGGTACTGCTGCTGATGGGTAAAACGGCCATGGATAAGAAATCCTACCTGAGACCGGTGCCGCGGATCGACTTGGACCGGGAATTATTCCCCGAGTGA
- a CDS encoding transposase, whose product MAKVQNFSEISPDLPFTEFDFYELYRRTFETSELGKIRKRLPLGEMAENFGLISKSMRAKKGRKTYFTPEGKVALMFLKMYTGLSSPKLMEHLNGNVHYQLFCDLRIDPMHPLTNYKLLDDVFSELARGLKIQQQQEILARAWKPYMKDLDTMYTDATCYESEMRYPTDAKLLWEGIEKSYEIMCTLSAKLNVHRPRTKYVDVEKANLSYRKRRRHTKVQTRKLTRRLLNLLGKILKETRTLERENAGAEKLLTARQKSDIEIITRVYRQQKAHFENNNPRESVKDRIVSISKPYVRPIVRGKEVKSVEFGAKCNNIQVDGLSFIEKLSFNAFNEGTRLTHCLKMHRKLFGVDAKKVGGDAGYAGSANRGYCKDRGIQTSFVKRGRPSLEKKENDIIRNELARVRATRMEGSFGTQKEHYGLKRIKARTKLTEILYIFFGIHTANAVQLVRREVNEIAQAA is encoded by the coding sequence ATGGCTAAGGTACAAAATTTCTCTGAAATATCACCCGATCTCCCTTTCACGGAGTTCGATTTTTATGAATTGTATAGGCGGACGTTCGAGACTAGCGAGCTGGGAAAAATCAGGAAGAGGCTGCCGCTTGGTGAGATGGCAGAGAACTTTGGACTGATAAGCAAGAGCATGAGAGCGAAGAAAGGACGAAAAACATACTTCACCCCGGAGGGCAAGGTTGCGCTGATGTTCCTGAAGATGTACACAGGTCTGAGCAGCCCGAAGTTGATGGAGCATCTTAACGGCAACGTCCACTATCAGCTCTTCTGCGATTTGAGAATAGACCCGATGCATCCTCTGACGAACTACAAACTTCTGGACGACGTGTTTTCGGAACTGGCCCGCGGGCTGAAGATCCAACAGCAGCAGGAGATACTGGCAAGAGCCTGGAAACCGTACATGAAGGACCTGGATACGATGTATACGGATGCAACCTGTTACGAGAGCGAGATGCGCTATCCTACGGATGCGAAGCTTCTGTGGGAAGGAATAGAGAAGTCATATGAGATAATGTGCACTCTGAGTGCCAAGCTGAATGTGCACCGTCCGAGGACGAAGTACGTAGACGTAGAGAAGGCCAACCTGTCGTACAGGAAGCGGCGCAGGCATACGAAAGTCCAGACCAGGAAACTGACCAGACGCCTGCTCAACCTTTTGGGGAAGATACTGAAGGAGACCCGCACACTGGAGAGGGAGAATGCAGGCGCGGAGAAATTGCTGACAGCCAGACAGAAGAGCGATATTGAAATCATCACAAGAGTGTACCGCCAGCAGAAGGCCCACTTCGAGAACAACAATCCTCGCGAGAGTGTCAAGGACAGGATAGTGAGCATCAGCAAGCCGTATGTGAGGCCAATCGTGAGAGGCAAGGAAGTGAAGAGCGTAGAGTTTGGTGCGAAGTGCAACAACATCCAGGTTGACGGACTCTCATTCATCGAGAAGCTGTCATTCAATGCCTTCAACGAGGGAACCAGGCTTACGCACTGCCTGAAGATGCACCGAAAGCTCTTCGGTGTGGACGCGAAGAAGGTCGGAGGAGATGCAGGCTATGCCGGCAGCGCCAACAGGGGGTACTGCAAGGATAGAGGAATACAGACGTCATTTGTCAAGCGTGGCCGTCCGTCCTTGGAAAAGAAAGAGAACGACATCATCCGCAACGAGCTGGCGAGGGTGAGGGCAACGAGGATGGAAGGCTCGTTCGGAACGCAGAAGGAACACTATGGCCTGAAACGCATCAAGGCAAGGACGAAGTTGACCGAAATCCTGTACATCTTCTTTGGCATCCACACGGCGAATGCAGTACAACTCGTCCGGCGGGAAGTCAACGAAATTGCTCAGGCTGCCTGA